The sequence below is a genomic window from Mycobacterium heidelbergense.
GCCGCGCGCGTCAGAAACTTGAGGAAACCTGTCCCTAGTACGAGAGGACCGGGACGGACGAACCTCTGGTCCACCAGTTGTCCCACCAGGGGCACCGCTGGATAGCCACGTTCGGACAGGATAACCGCTGAAAGCATCTAAGCGGGAAACCTTCTCCAAGATCAGGTTTCTCACCCTTTTAGAGGGATAAGGCCCCCCACAGAACATGGGATCGATAGGCCAGACCTGGAAGCTCAGTAATGGGCGCAGGGAACTGGCACTAACCGGCCGAAAACTTACCAACACACATCGCAACCACATCCGTCAACGCCGCAAGGCGTAGAACACCGCACCCCCCCACCAGAACAACCAAAATGAATAGTGTTTCCGTAATAGAGTTACGGCGGCCACAGCGACAGGGAAACGCCCGGTCCCATTCCGAACCCGGAAGCTAAGCCTGTCAGCGCCGATGATACTGCCCAATCCGGGTGGAAAAGTAGGACACCGCCGAACATACACAAAAACACCCCCGGCAACGGGGGTGTTTTTGCATGCTCATCAGTCGCCAGCGTGCGTGTTTGTACGGCGACACGCCGTTACGAGCGGACAACTGTGCACGCTCGACGCCGGGACCTCAGTCGAATAGCGTCAAATTCGCGCGTTGCCTCTCCAGTTCGAGCAGGGCCCGCTTTCGCTCGAGCCCGCCGCCGTAGCCGGTGAGGCTGCCGCTGGCCCCGATCACGCGATGGCAGGGAACGACGATCGCGATGGGATTGTGGCCGTTGGCCAATCCCACGGCGCGCGCGGAACCCGGGGCGCCGATCTGTTCGGCGATTTCCCCGTAGGATCTGGTTTCCCCGTACGGGATTGTCAGCAGCGCCCTCCACACTCGCCGCTGGAATTCGGTCCCGCGCAGGTCGAGGTCGAGGTCGAAGTCGCTGAGCTCGCCGGCGAAATAGGCGGTGAGTTGCTCGACGGCGTCGCCAAACGCCCCCGGATCGGGCGACCAGTCGGCGCGGCTCGGTTCGTAGGTCTGGTCGACCATCCGCAGATTCGTCAGCACCGAGTCGCGCCCGGCCAGGGTCAGCGGTCCGATCGGGCTGTCGATCGTGCGGTAGTGGATCATGCGACCTCCTTTGGCGGCCAACGGTTTACCGGATGCTCGAGGGTGGTCCACAGGTGTTGGGTGACATAGGAACGCCAGGGGCGCCACCGTGTGCTGTGGTCGATGAGATTGCGTTGCGCCGTAGGCAAACCGACCTGCCCGGCGGCCAGTCGAAGGCCGAGGTCGCTGGCGGGGAAGGCGTCCGGGTCACCGAGGGCGCGCATGGCGATCACCTCCGCGGTCCACGGGCCGACCCCGGGCAGGGCCAGCAGCTGGTCGCGGGCGCTCTCCCAATCGCTGCCGGCGTCCAGGACGACGCTGCCGTCCGCGAGCCCCGCGATCAGGGCGCTCATCGTCCGCCGTCGGGCCCGGGGAACCGCCACATGGATCGGGTCGACGTCGGCGAGTTGCTCGACCGACGGGAAGGTATGGGTCAGCGCGCCATCGGGATCGCGCACCGGCTGCCCGTAGGCGGCGACCAGCCTGCCCGCGTGGGTGCTGGCGGCTTTGGTCGAAACCTGTTGGCCCAGCACCGCGCGCACGGCCAGCTCGGCCTCGTCGACCGTCCGCGGAATCCGTTGCCCGGGCGCCTTTTTGACCACCGGGCCAAGGTGGGGGTCGGTGGCCAGCGCGTCGACCACCGCCTCGGGGTCGGAATCGAGGTCCAGCAGCCGCCGGCAGCGGGCGATCGCGGTCGTGAGGTCGCGGAAGTCGTCGAGGACGAGCTGGCACCGGACGTGATCGACGGCCGGTGTCAGGCTGACCACGGCCGTCCCACAAGGAAGCCGCAGGCTGCGTCGGTATGCGCCGTCGCGGACCTCCTCGCAGCCGGGCACGACGCCCGCCGCCAGATGGCCGAAGACGCCCTCGTAGGCGAACGGTGTGCGTACCGGAAGCCGAAGACGAACCGCCCCCGGCGAATTGGCGTCCGACACGGGCCGGACGGTGGCGCGGTTGCGCAGCGCCGTCGGGGTGCTTTCGAACACCAGCCGCACCGTGTCGTTGAACTGACGGATGCTCGAGAATCCGGCGGCGAACGCGACGTCGCCGAACGGCAGGTCCGTCGTCTCGATCAGCACCCGGGCGGTCTGGGCTCGTTGCGCGCGGGCCAGGGCGAGCGGACCGGCGCCGAC
It includes:
- a CDS encoding methylated-DNA--[protein]-cysteine S-methyltransferase, which encodes MIHYRTIDSPIGPLTLAGRDSVLTNLRMVDQTYEPSRADWSPDPGAFGDAVEQLTAYFAGELSDFDLDLDLRGTEFQRRVWRALLTIPYGETRSYGEIAEQIGAPGSARAVGLANGHNPIAIVVPCHRVIGASGSLTGYGGGLERKRALLELERQRANLTLFD
- a CDS encoding DNA-3-methyladenine glycosylase 2 family protein, producing MHDDFERCYRAVQSKDARFDGWFVTAVLTTRIYCRPSCPVRPPFARNVRFYPTAAAAQRAGFRACKRCRPDASPGSPEWNVRGDVVARTMRLIADGTVDREGVGGLAVHLGYTARQLERLLQAEVGAGPLALARAQRAQTARVLIETTDLPFGDVAFAAGFSSIRQFNDTVRLVFESTPTALRNRATVRPVSDANSPGAVRLRLPVRTPFAYEGVFGHLAAGVVPGCEEVRDGAYRRSLRLPCGTAVVSLTPAVDHVRCQLVLDDFRDLTTAIARCRRLLDLDSDPEAVVDALATDPHLGPVVKKAPGQRIPRTVDEAELAVRAVLGQQVSTKAASTHAGRLVAAYGQPVRDPDGALTHTFPSVEQLADVDPIHVAVPRARRRTMSALIAGLADGSVVLDAGSDWESARDQLLALPGVGPWTAEVIAMRALGDPDAFPASDLGLRLAAGQVGLPTAQRNLIDHSTRWRPWRSYVTQHLWTTLEHPVNRWPPKEVA